A window from Listeria seeligeri serovar 1/2b str. SLCC3954 encodes these proteins:
- a CDS encoding DUF998 domain-containing protein, which translates to MSFLKKYGFYFLLLGVLSDFLTPYILGIFYPGLNQMTMVMSVFGDVASPVRGAFLVWSVVSGVLFVLALPAIYQSAFEQSRTLAILLVSAIGLYGIGDCIFTGLFSIDTEQVTWTFSTWVHNIGSGLGYMGFLLFPLFLVLLYRKTGETVYSKLYLVLLIVSLLSAGVYGLARIPAVNYLPVLDKIGFCQRVSFFFNYLPIVVFGVEGIRRNTQKFLVTK; encoded by the coding sequence ATGTCCTTCTTAAAAAAATATGGTTTTTATTTTCTTCTTCTCGGTGTTCTGAGTGATTTTCTAACGCCTTACATACTTGGAATATTTTATCCTGGGTTAAACCAAATGACGATGGTGATGAGTGTGTTTGGGGATGTGGCTAGTCCGGTTCGTGGGGCGTTTTTGGTTTGGTCGGTGGTTTCGGGAGTGCTGTTTGTGCTCGCTTTGCCGGCGATTTATCAGAGCGCTTTTGAGCAATCACGGACTTTGGCGATTTTGCTGGTTTCTGCAATTGGATTGTACGGGATTGGCGATTGTATCTTCACGGGATTATTTAGTATTGATACGGAACAAGTGACTTGGACGTTTTCAACTTGGGTGCACAATATAGGCTCAGGTTTGGGGTATATGGGATTTTTACTGTTTCCGTTGTTCTTGGTGCTACTTTACCGAAAAACGGGTGAGACGGTTTATAGCAAGCTTTATTTGGTGCTTCTAATTGTTAGTTTGCTGTCAGCGGGTGTATACGGTTTGGCGCGGATTCCGGCGGTTAATTATTTGCCTGTTTTGGATAAAATTGGCTTTTGTCAGCGGGTTAGTTTCTTTTTTAATTATTTGCCGATTGTTGTTTTTGGGGTTGAGGGGATTAGGAGAAATACACAAAAATTCCTAGTTACTAAATAG
- a CDS encoding type I restriction-modification system subunit M — protein MITSEEIKRRLWDGANELRGSMDASRYKDYMLGLMFYKFLSDKTLEIFKANSDCGQVSESELVEEYAKARADYGESLDKMIQGVLGYFVLPEYLYQTWLKDIAIGEFEVQKVIDSLNNFERTISVSGDSDDFQGLFSSSTIDLTDTALGSNLNERSKNIKALIELFQDLNMVALQKSDVLGDAYEYLIGQFAMESGKKAGEFYTPRQVSEVMAQIAAKTSNITSIYDPTVGSGSLLLTVKKHLKEDVQKDLNYYGQEKNTATYNLTRMNLLLHGVRPEKMSVKNGDTLSEDWPEDPNRPAEGVLFDAVVMNPPYSLANWNKSNLKVSDPRFEIAGVLPPDSKGDFAFLLHGLYHLGQTGTMAIVLPHGVLFRGGTEGEIRKRLLNKNYIDTIIGLPGNLFTNTGIPVCVLILKKNRTISDPVLVIDASRNFIKVGKQNVLQEKDIARIVDTYVERAEKTGYSHLASREEIIENEYNMNIPRYVEAIDEEIPHDVDAHLYGGIPQANIDELKTLQTTVKNVLDSSLKSIRDGYVQLEKPMDELTKEVLTDKNIIAKSDLIREKSQAFIENYWKKLHEINNILDVNPLMEEMLVGIKELLSPFDGIDVYDGYQIIAEVWKKDLTHDAELIAGGGFYTIGRIREANMVTKGSGNKKREEQDGWIGAILPNELIAKHLYSEELQVIEDKKARLAAVEAELSELVEATKVEDSDENVALYESLKKNTEGEPQDSFESKTVKAELKKITKESSSYALLKQVDGLIAEKSVLGKEIKTKESELKEAVYERILVLTNEEIDELVFEKWFGTTVNELVKLIELPLKKELNILEQLHKRYAETLDDLDEESTKLEAELEKMMSELVVR, from the coding sequence ATGATTACTTCAGAAGAAATTAAACGTAGATTATGGGACGGGGCGAATGAACTTCGTGGTTCCATGGATGCGAGTCGATATAAAGATTACATGCTAGGACTAATGTTTTATAAGTTTTTAAGTGATAAGACATTGGAAATATTTAAAGCAAATAGTGATTGTGGTCAGGTGTCTGAATCAGAACTAGTGGAAGAATATGCAAAAGCAAGAGCTGATTATGGTGAGAGTTTAGATAAAATGATTCAAGGTGTTTTAGGTTATTTTGTGCTACCGGAATATCTATATCAAACATGGTTGAAGGATATTGCGATAGGTGAGTTTGAGGTTCAAAAAGTAATTGATAGTTTAAACAATTTCGAGCGAACAATTTCTGTTTCAGGTGATTCGGATGATTTTCAAGGTTTGTTTTCAAGTTCCACTATTGACTTAACAGATACTGCGTTAGGTAGTAATTTAAATGAACGTAGTAAGAATATAAAAGCATTAATTGAGTTGTTTCAAGACTTAAACATGGTCGCTTTGCAAAAAAGTGATGTTCTTGGTGATGCTTATGAGTATTTAATTGGTCAATTTGCCATGGAATCCGGAAAAAAAGCTGGAGAATTCTATACGCCTAGACAAGTAAGTGAAGTTATGGCACAAATTGCGGCTAAAACTTCTAATATTACTTCTATTTATGATCCAACAGTTGGCTCTGGCTCATTATTATTAACGGTGAAAAAACATTTAAAAGAAGATGTCCAAAAAGATTTAAACTATTATGGACAAGAAAAAAACACGGCTACATATAACTTAACACGAATGAATCTATTGCTTCACGGCGTACGTCCTGAGAAAATGAGCGTTAAAAATGGTGACACTTTATCAGAAGACTGGCCTGAAGATCCAAATCGCCCAGCTGAGGGAGTGTTATTCGATGCAGTTGTAATGAATCCGCCCTATTCACTAGCAAACTGGAATAAATCTAATTTAAAAGTAAGTGATCCTCGTTTTGAAATAGCAGGTGTATTACCACCAGATTCAAAGGGGGACTTTGCTTTTCTTTTGCATGGTTTATATCATTTAGGTCAAACTGGAACGATGGCAATTGTGTTGCCTCATGGGGTGTTATTCCGCGGCGGAACTGAAGGCGAAATTCGCAAACGACTATTGAATAAAAATTATATTGATACAATTATTGGACTACCAGGGAATTTATTTACAAATACAGGAATCCCAGTATGTGTTTTAATTTTGAAAAAGAATCGAACAATTAGTGATCCTGTTCTTGTAATAGATGCTTCGCGAAACTTTATTAAAGTGGGCAAACAAAATGTACTACAAGAAAAAGATATTGCGAGAATTGTGGATACATATGTTGAACGCGCTGAAAAGACTGGATATAGTCATTTAGCTAGTAGAGAAGAAATTATCGAAAATGAGTACAATATGAATATTCCAAGATATGTAGAAGCAATTGATGAAGAAATTCCTCACGATGTGGATGCTCATTTATACGGCGGAATTCCGCAAGCAAACATTGACGAACTAAAAACACTACAGACAACGGTAAAAAATGTGTTGGATAGTTCACTCAAGTCGATTCGTGACGGATATGTTCAATTAGAAAAACCGATGGATGAACTAACGAAAGAAGTACTAACTGATAAAAACATTATCGCTAAATCAGATTTAATACGAGAAAAATCCCAAGCTTTTATTGAGAACTATTGGAAGAAATTACATGAGATCAATAATATTTTAGATGTCAATCCATTAATGGAGGAAATGCTAGTCGGTATTAAAGAATTACTCTCACCCTTCGATGGAATAGATGTGTATGATGGCTACCAAATTATTGCAGAAGTGTGGAAAAAAGACTTAACTCATGATGCTGAGCTTATAGCGGGTGGTGGTTTCTACACAATCGGTCGGATACGTGAAGCTAATATGGTGACTAAAGGCAGCGGAAATAAGAAACGAGAAGAACAAGACGGGTGGATTGGCGCAATTTTACCTAATGAATTAATTGCGAAACACTTATATAGTGAAGAACTCCAAGTCATTGAAGATAAAAAAGCTCGTTTGGCTGCCGTTGAAGCAGAACTTAGTGAGTTAGTAGAAGCAACTAAAGTGGAAGATAGTGATGAAAATGTTGCCTTATATGAGTCATTAAAGAAAAATACTGAGGGCGAACCACAAGATTCATTTGAAAGCAAAACAGTCAAAGCAGAACTGAAAAAAATAACGAAAGAAAGCTCTTCTTATGCGTTGTTGAAACAAGTTGATGGGTTAATAGCTGAGAAGTCGGTATTAGGCAAAGAAATCAAAACTAAAGAGAGTGAACTAAAAGAAGCTGTATATGAGCGGATTCTTGTTTTAACCAATGAAGAAATTGATGAATTAGTATTCGAGAAATGGTTTGGCACAACTGTAAATGAGTTAGTGAAGCTTATTGAATTACCGCTTAAAAAGGAATTAAATATTCTGGAACAGCTGCATAAGCGCTATGCAGAAACACTGGATGATCTTGATGAAGAGAGTACAAAATTAGAAGCGGAATTAGAAAAAATGATGAGTGAACTGGTGGTGAGGTAG
- a CDS encoding restriction endonuclease subunit S has translation MSDSKKKVPKRRFEEFSNANDWELRKLGGLMNITSVKRIHQSDWTDKGVRFLRARDIVSASKGKNPSEYLYISKKLYDEHSKISGKVGVGDLLVTGVGSIGIPMLIKHEEPLYFKDGNIIWFQNKKNIDGGFFYYSFNSHSIQKFIRDSAGIGTVGTYTIDSGGKTPIYLPNKKEQQRIGTFFKQLDNTIALHQRKLEKIKALKTAYLSEMFPAEGETKPKRRFAGFTDDWEQRKLDNSIKVMDGDRGSNYPHDSDFFDNGDTLFLDTGNVTKNGFKFDNVKYITKEKDGQLRAGKLEKNDFVLTSRGTLGNVGFYDKFVYKRHPKLRINSAMLILRNTDEQLSCSYLHTLLKGNLISDFMRKNQVGSAQPHITKSEFLKLDLNVPCDVKEQNKIGDFFKNLDNTITLHQRKLQKLQNIKKAYLNEMFI, from the coding sequence ATGTCGGATAGTAAAAAGAAGGTGCCTAAACGAAGGTTTGAGGAATTTAGTAATGCTAATGATTGGGAACTGCGTAAGTTAGGCGGTCTGATGAATATTACATCTGTAAAACGAATTCATCAATCAGACTGGACTGATAAAGGTGTCCGCTTTTTAAGGGCTCGCGACATTGTATCTGCCTCAAAAGGTAAAAATCCTTCTGAATATCTTTATATCTCGAAAAAATTATATGATGAGCATTCAAAAATTTCAGGAAAAGTTGGGGTTGGGGATTTGCTCGTAACTGGGGTAGGGTCTATCGGTATCCCTATGCTTATTAAGCATGAAGAACCACTATATTTCAAGGATGGAAATATCATTTGGTTTCAGAATAAGAAAAATATTGATGGGGGATTTTTCTATTATTCGTTCAATAGTCATAGTATTCAAAAGTTCATTCGTGATAGTGCTGGTATTGGAACGGTTGGAACCTACACAATTGATAGCGGGGGAAAGACGCCAATTTATTTACCTAATAAAAAAGAACAACAAAGAATTGGCACCTTTTTCAAACAACTCGATAATACTATCGCTCTTCATCAACGTAAGTTAGAAAAAATAAAAGCATTAAAAACTGCCTATCTGTCAGAAATGTTTCCAGCAGAAGGAGAAACCAAACCAAAACGCCGATTTGCAGGATTTACTGATGATTGGGAACAGCGTAAACTAGATAATTCTATTAAAGTGATGGATGGAGATAGGGGTTCAAACTATCCTCACGATTCGGATTTCTTCGACAATGGCGATACTCTATTTCTTGATACTGGTAATGTAACGAAAAATGGATTCAAATTTGATAATGTTAAATATATAACAAAAGAAAAGGATGGGCAGTTGCGCGCTGGAAAACTAGAAAAAAATGACTTTGTATTAACTTCTCGTGGAACACTTGGCAATGTTGGATTCTATGATAAATTTGTCTATAAACGTCATCCCAAACTTAGAATAAATTCAGCAATGTTAATTTTAAGAAATACAGATGAACAATTATCTTGTAGTTATTTGCATACTTTACTTAAAGGGAACTTGATTTCAGATTTTATGAGAAAGAATCAAGTAGGTAGTGCTCAGCCCCATATTACTAAATCTGAATTTCTGAAATTAGACTTGAACGTTCCCTGTGATGTCAAGGAACAAAACAAGATTGGCGACTTCTTTAAAAATCTCGACAACACTATCACTCTCCACCAACGAAAACTACAAAAACTACAAAACATCAAAAAAGCATACTTAAACGAAATGTTCATTTAG
- a CDS encoding type I restriction endonuclease subunit R, with translation MGNTIKKASEKAFQENFVKELQNYKWDAPDFLDGNKQKVTVNDLINHWRGELNRLNADQLEGVPLTDGEFKQVMSKVNKIKNSYDAAKLLAIEEGKGKIDGIYRDDNPKVTRKQITLTIFKKAEVRGGESSYKIAREVEAPMTDEKDKTNRFDIVLLINGLPLINVEQKRADKPLDEAFEQFKRYYRNGEYTNNFMAFSQMMVMTTEIETRYFATPKSIKDFNQSFVFHWSDKNNKPMNNWKQIVANFLMIPMAHQMVGDYLIIDEAKEQENKRHMLMRPYQVYALQAVEGAAFGWDQEDKIPHGGFVWHTTGSGKTITSFKTALFLSTRAGFDKVVFLVDRRELDNRTSANFKSYATFESVSVDDTEHTYHLKKELKSSKAGIIVSTTFKLNSLVKELEESHDNSLADKKIVFIIDEAHRTTMGQMMGNIKKYFKKKGLFYGFTGTPLFDENEVKGKVNDKSELINTTEKLFGKKLHNYTIDEAIADGNVLGFNVDYINTGEFENYDALRDKLIERMLLEKPESGVKETTRLVCEYSELEVEKEAVKIGLLAYHDDTHIPRVVEEILANWETQSQAQTFNAILTVAYKKRVIAYYNEFKKQQQSSDKKINIAMTFSFGSENDPDNVAPETIEKMFSDYAEFTGINLVAGDKKHGEAAYFEDVVERATRGGSGRNEKNIDLIIVADQLLTGYDSKYLNTLYVDRHLKRQSLIQAYSRTNRVLDKRKEFGSVVNFQYPRMTEEEVNKALKLYGNGGKSSLAIVDIYDTAVKKLRIKINKMILTLPDPTAWATLENDEIGKKEFFEAFRDAAIQWRKVEQYYEYVWKAGTFGTDEHTWLLYMGAYNNLMKEDQIPHEESISEPLPGKTRLSRNQKIDAAHILSLIDSKVDSSGTTQFADKETLRLIYEDIQELSNRGEHNQAMLLKDFVEQELVPGKITSDITFDDAFEAWKREQEQVVIHAFAKEWGIIDQGDLLAKSVMAYSEMQPEVIPYFEDLIGSVEYEIAENKVAGNQLEHKMKLREKMPEWIAETRQRYN, from the coding sequence ATGGGCAACACGATAAAGAAAGCATCCGAAAAAGCTTTTCAAGAGAATTTTGTGAAAGAACTTCAAAATTATAAATGGGATGCACCAGATTTTTTAGATGGAAATAAACAAAAAGTAACCGTGAATGATTTAATTAACCACTGGCGAGGAGAACTCAACCGGCTTAACGCTGACCAACTAGAAGGAGTTCCTCTGACTGATGGCGAATTTAAACAAGTAATGTCGAAAGTAAACAAAATAAAAAACAGCTATGACGCCGCAAAACTCCTCGCTATTGAAGAAGGCAAAGGGAAGATTGACGGAATTTATCGAGATGATAATCCGAAAGTGACAAGAAAACAAATAACCTTAACTATTTTCAAAAAAGCCGAGGTTCGTGGCGGTGAGTCGAGTTACAAAATAGCGCGTGAAGTTGAGGCGCCAATGACCGATGAAAAAGATAAAACAAATAGATTTGATATTGTTCTATTAATTAATGGATTACCTTTAATTAATGTAGAACAAAAACGTGCTGATAAGCCTTTGGATGAAGCGTTTGAACAATTCAAGCGTTATTATCGGAACGGGGAATATACCAATAATTTTATGGCGTTTTCACAGATGATGGTAATGACAACGGAGATAGAAACGCGCTATTTTGCTACTCCGAAATCAATAAAAGATTTTAATCAGAGTTTTGTTTTTCACTGGTCAGACAAAAATAATAAGCCAATGAATAACTGGAAGCAAATCGTTGCCAATTTTCTTATGATTCCTATGGCGCATCAAATGGTTGGGGATTATTTGATTATTGATGAAGCAAAAGAACAAGAAAATAAACGACACATGCTTATGCGTCCATATCAAGTGTATGCGCTTCAAGCAGTTGAAGGCGCGGCATTTGGCTGGGACCAAGAAGATAAAATCCCGCACGGTGGGTTTGTTTGGCATACCACGGGTTCTGGAAAGACTATCACTAGTTTTAAAACAGCCCTTTTTCTGTCAACACGAGCTGGTTTTGATAAAGTGGTCTTTTTAGTTGATAGACGTGAACTAGATAATAGAACAAGTGCTAATTTTAAATCTTATGCTACGTTTGAGTCTGTTTCGGTAGATGATACCGAGCATACATACCATTTGAAAAAAGAGCTTAAATCCTCTAAAGCCGGCATCATCGTGAGTACTACTTTCAAATTAAATAGCTTAGTAAAGGAATTAGAAGAGTCGCATGACAACAGTTTAGCTGACAAGAAAATCGTATTTATTATTGATGAAGCGCATCGTACGACAATGGGACAGATGATGGGAAATATCAAAAAATACTTTAAGAAAAAAGGGCTATTCTATGGATTTACAGGGACACCGCTTTTTGATGAAAATGAAGTTAAAGGGAAAGTTAATGATAAAAGTGAATTAATTAACACAACAGAAAAATTATTTGGAAAAAAACTACATAATTATACAATTGATGAAGCGATTGCGGACGGAAACGTGCTAGGATTTAATGTTGATTATATTAATACTGGTGAGTTTGAAAATTATGATGCGTTGCGAGATAAACTCATTGAGCGAATGCTATTAGAAAAACCGGAATCAGGAGTCAAAGAAACAACTCGATTAGTGTGTGAATATTCAGAGCTAGAAGTAGAAAAAGAAGCAGTAAAAATAGGTCTGTTAGCTTATCACGATGATACACACATTCCAAGAGTTGTAGAAGAAATCCTTGCTAATTGGGAGACGCAATCACAAGCGCAGACATTTAATGCGATACTCACAGTTGCCTATAAAAAGCGAGTAATTGCCTATTATAATGAATTTAAAAAGCAGCAACAATCAAGTGATAAAAAAATAAATATAGCGATGACATTCAGTTTTGGCAGTGAAAATGATCCAGATAATGTAGCTCCTGAAACTATCGAGAAAATGTTCAGCGATTATGCAGAATTCACAGGTATTAATCTTGTGGCAGGCGATAAAAAACATGGTGAGGCTGCGTATTTTGAAGATGTCGTAGAACGGGCAACTCGCGGCGGTAGTGGGCGAAATGAGAAAAATATTGATTTAATCATAGTCGCGGATCAGTTGTTAACCGGCTATGATTCTAAATACCTTAACACGTTGTATGTGGATCGCCATTTAAAACGTCAAAGCTTAATTCAAGCTTATTCACGTACCAATAGAGTACTTGATAAAAGAAAAGAATTTGGAAGTGTTGTAAATTTCCAATACCCAAGAATGACAGAAGAAGAAGTAAATAAAGCTTTGAAATTATATGGCAATGGCGGGAAAAGTAGTTTAGCTATTGTAGATATATATGATACAGCTGTTAAAAAACTGAGGATAAAAATCAATAAAATGATCCTAACATTACCTGATCCAACTGCATGGGCAACCCTTGAGAATGATGAAATAGGAAAAAAAGAATTTTTCGAAGCGTTTAGAGATGCAGCGATACAGTGGAGAAAGGTAGAGCAGTATTATGAGTATGTATGGAAAGCCGGCACTTTTGGCACGGATGAGCATACATGGTTACTCTACATGGGAGCCTATAATAACTTGATGAAGGAAGATCAAATTCCACATGAGGAATCAATTAGCGAGCCACTTCCTGGAAAGACCAGACTATCTCGTAACCAAAAAATTGATGCAGCACATATTTTAAGCTTAATTGATTCGAAAGTAGATTCAAGTGGTACGACGCAATTTGCAGATAAAGAAACATTACGTCTTATTTATGAAGATATTCAAGAACTTAGTAATAGAGGAGAACACAACCAAGCAATGCTATTAAAAGATTTTGTAGAGCAAGAGCTAGTTCCAGGGAAAATAACTAGTGATATCACTTTTGATGATGCATTTGAAGCTTGGAAGAGAGAACAGGAGCAGGTAGTTATTCATGCTTTTGCCAAAGAATGGGGAATTATAGATCAAGGAGATTTACTAGCTAAATCTGTTATGGCATATTCTGAAATGCAACCAGAAGTTATCCCTTATTTCGAGGATTTAATCGGTAGCGTCGAATATGAAATTGCAGAAAATAAAGTTGCTGGAAATCAATTAGAGCATAAAATGAAGCTGCGGGAAAAAATGCCTGAATGGATTGCAGAGACAAGGCAAAGGTATAATTGA